cccttccccacctcctCCTCACTTACTCTTTCTTCATCCCCACACTCTTCCCATTCTCCTTGCCCTTTCTCCTCCTTCGCCATCCCCTCACTCCTCTCTTCCCAATACTCTGTTCCTCTCCATTCCCTCATTCCTCCCTCCCTCGTTCCTTATCCCCTTCTTCattcatctctcccccccccccccaattctccTCTTCTCATTCTTATCCCCCTGCTCCCGTTTCCCTCCTCTCTcgtttccttctccccctcctgctAATTCTACCCTCTTAACTCCCCGTCTCTTCCTTATTTTTACACCGGTCCTTGGTGCCAGAGTCCGGGCGATGCTGGGTGAAGCCGGGCTCCGGGTAAATATCTCCAGGGCCGGAGAAGGAGCCGATCGCTCTCGACCCTGGCAGTAAGTGGCTGATCTACCGTCTGCCGCCGCCCTTCATCCCGCACTAGGGTcggatcccggaacccggcggcGCGGCTGCTGTGGCAGTGGGGACGATGCCCGGGTGGGGACCGCGGTTGCAGTGGGGGACGGTACCCGGGTGGGACGGGACCTGTCAGTTCCGTTGCTGTGGAGAGGATCCCCTCAACAATGGCGTGGATGTCGCCAGGTGGGAGCGAACGCCCTGGATCCTCACATCCCGGGAAATGTCGGCTGCCCTTTTCCACCAGCACCTCCGTGAACATCACAGCCACTGCTTCCGTTTTgatttgcactaaatattataaaaCACAggcacataaaatgctggagtcgctcagttgggacaggcagcgtctcttctctggagaaaaggaatagggtcaAGAATTGTCTTcagacttctccagagatgttgtttgacccactgagttactccagcattttgtctctgtcttcggtgtaaagcggCTCATACAcaagcagttccttcctgtgttCACTGAAGGTGCTGGTTGAATGGCGAACGATAGCGGACAACCTGTCGGAAAAGCCCAGGCCAGTCACGTTCTATGCATTGGGTCTTTCTGGTTTAAATATATGATTCTTGCTCCATGCAGCGGGTGTAATGCGTTAGCTCTGCTCCATTAGTCTGTACATTGAGTGTtgggttactcagcgggtcaggcagtatctctggaggatatggataggcgacgtttcgggtagggacaATATCTTGTGATATTGTAGTAGTCGGGGGAGATAAGACTGGaagagatgggggtgggacaaagccaggcaagtgataggaagATACAGGTCAGAGGTGTGcacaaagggcagagatgaaaaggagacacaaggccgtgagataaggagagaagttgAAGTACAGGAAGGGGGATAAAGAACTTAATAACATAGTGCTAGGACAGCaacttctccctcaatgtcaccAAGACGCAGGAGCTAGttttcgacttcaggaagcatgcccGAGCCAGCATCattggtgccaaagtggaaatggctgagagcttcaagttccctggcattaatattaccaacgatCTGTCGTGGATCAACCACGTTGATGCGACAGCCAAGAATACCATTGCAGTTTTCTtccccttactacaatcagtctgcagaaggatcgTGACCCGAAATGTGTTctgcagaaatgctacctgactcgttatgttactccaacactttgaatGTCTGTCATCAACACATCCAACACTTCGAATGTCTGCAAAATGATTGAAGAGAATTGGACTGTACCCATGCTCATGGATGAACTGTTCAGAGACATCATAActaaggggaagaagctgttcccgaggctGGTGTTACTCGCTTTCAAGCGCCTGTATTTTCTACATGACAGGAGTGGGGAGCAGAAGGGATAACCAGGATGGGAAATTATTGGCTGTTTTCTTgatgcagcgtgaagtgtagaaggAGTAAATGGTGGGGAGtcaggtctgtgtgatggactggcttACATTCATGACTCTGCAATTTATTTGGGTTTTGAGCAGTACTGTGCTAAACCAAGCTGTAATGTAACTTTACagtgtgctttctatggtgcatctgtagaagtttgtaaaagtGATTTTACAAgataggggatatgtggagaaggcaggaatggggtactgattgtggatgatcagccatgatcacagtgaatggcggtgctggctggaagggccgaatggcctacacctgcacctactgtctactgtctattgtcattgGAAACATCTGATCCACgatagatcattggtaatatttgtACCAaacaacttgaagctctcaaccatttccacttctgtACCTATGCTGATTGGAGCATGTACTCCACCACATTTCCTAAAGTCGATAATTAATTCCTTCATCTTGCTGCCATCGAGGGAGTGATTGTTGACCTGACACCATGTTTTCTATCTCCATCCTGTACTCAGTTTTGTCATTGTTCGTaatccagcattgtgtcatctgcaaacttgtggaTGGAGTTTGATCCAAAGTTGGCCACACTGTCGTGAGTATATGGAAACAATTAAGATGTTGCAATTGAACTAAATACCTTTCTGAGTAAGGAGTAATGTATTGTAAAAAATACTGCACTAGCCCAAATCAAGACAAGAAAAATGTCTGGTTCAAAttcaattaacattttttttaccaGAAGCTGTTGAGATTTCTTATTCTTTCTCTTAAAAGTGCATACTAACTCAAATAACCAttgacacagtgaaattctgaAACTAGGAACTAATTTCAGCCAAATATAAATTTTGACCTCTAATGAAACATGTACTGCTGCCCCATGTTTCTTTAATGTGCTTTCTGTTAAAACAATTATATTAGTAAATATAATTATATTAACAGATAAATGTATATGTACATTATCTGCTTGGTTTAATGGTCTGGATAGTTTGTGTTTCTATTTGGAATGCTGATGATCGGCGTTTTGCAGTATTTAAACAGATTACCTGCTGTTAATTCCCATCTAATCTGCTATCGTGGCTATAGTGACGTTTGCACGTCCCAGCAGATGGATATAATTTTTTTCTGACCTTGCACCATCTGGGTCTTTTGTTCACCTGTAAATGTGCAAGAAATGAGAGGATGGCAGCCTGACGATTCTTTTGTTCCTATAGTTCATTTTGGTACTGGAGATCGAGTTGTAGAAATGGAAGATTCAGAAGTCGAAAATCTTGCCACATCTATGTAAGTAAGATTCTGTCAATCACTGGACAAACTATGAGTCCTAGattcaaaatatttaaaatattttttacataACAGTGGTCAAGAATGGCTATTAGATGTTCATTACACTGTTCTGAAGATAATTTTGAAGAGAATTCAGATACAAAGATGCTGGCTGGCAGGAACAGGTTGCATGTATCTACACAAGTCTATGAAGGTGGTACGACAAGTTAAAAGCATTATAAATACAGACATGATGCTTCCTTTTTCAAATAGTGGAATAGGCTGCAAAGGCATGGAAGTTGAATTTCTTTCCTGAatccatctggagtattgtgtccatttTTGGGCATCACCTTTTAGGAAATGTGGCCtggtctttagaaacatagaaacatagaaaataggtgcaggtgtaggccattcggcccttcgagcctgcaccgccattcaatatgatcatggctgatcatccaactcagtatcctgtacctgccttctctccataccccctgatccctttagccacaagggccacatctaactccctcttaaatatagccaatgaactggcctcaactacattctgtggcagagaattccagagattcaccactctctgtgtgaaaaatgtttttctcatcttggtccaaaaagatttcccccttattcttaaactgtgaccccttgttctggaattccccaacatcgggaacaatcttcctgcatctagcctgtccaaccccctaagaattgtgtaagtttctataagatcccccctcaaccttctaatttctagcgagtacaagccgagtctatccagtctttcttcatacgaaagtcctgacatcccaggaatcagtctggtgaaccttctctgtactccctctatggcaagaatgtctttcctcagattaggagaccaaaactgtacgcaatactccaggtgtggtctcaccaagaggtacaactgcagtagaacctctctgctcctatactcaaatccttttgctatgaatgataacataccattcgctttcttcactgcttgctgcacctgcatgcctaatttcaatgactggtgtaccatgacacccaggtatcgttgcatctccccttttcctaatcggccacgatTCAGATAATATGGTGTAAAAAGGATGTTCACAGTTATTGTTTTGGATGTGGGTATTTCAGTTAACTGGGAAAGTTGAGAATAACTGGTGTTGTTGAAAGTAAATATTATTAATACATTTCAAAAAGGATTTACAGGACCAAGGAAGAGCGCATGAAACTGGGAGTGTCTGTATGGCTTTTTCAAGAAGATAGAATAAGGTCTCCTGTATGATTATATGATTCGCATTGAGTGTATGTCAAATTGTGCTTTATTGTTAACGCTCTTATCCTTTGCAATCATAAAATTTTTACATGAAATTACTACCAGTTATTTGGCATTGATTTTATCCTATTTTTAAGATTCAGTATAAATGCAAAACAATAACTGTGCactatttgtttttttaaattcaggaAATTCATATAGCAAAATTTAGGAGGTTATCCTAAAATGTGGGTACATGGTTCATTTGATGTGGAAGTATTCAGGAATGCAAAGGTCGAGGAGAACATGAAGGGGGTTTTGCAAGAACACTGGGAaagggatagtgttggtgtttgGGAGCACTGAGAAGGAAGTAACAGAATTTGATTGTATTGTGTGAAGTTTCAATGTAATAGACAGACCAAGAGAGTTTTCGGAAAGGATCTGGATATAGAAATAGTTCAAGGGGAGTTGTAAGAAGATGCCAACAGAACTTGGTTTTCTGAAGTGGAAGTTCCAAAACGTAATAATTATCCTATTGCACCTCTCTTCTAAGCAAGAATGTTTTGTAGGTCCAGAAAATGACAGGTTTCAGTctgttaatttaaaaaataggATGAATAAAATGAAACATGTTCAATTTGCTCAAATGACTTCAAGCCACTCAGGGATTGTATGTTTCAAACAGCCAGGAGTTTAAGGATTTCAAAGAACACCACAGAAATATCCCCCGTTAACAGTTGCAGCTTGCCTGGGCCAGAGAAGGTGCATTACCAATTAACACAAAGATGATTAATTCCCTCCCTATTTCTGACAATTGGATATATATATTCTAAGAAACTGCAGTATTGTATAAGTATGTGTGAATTACTATTCAGCTCATTGTAATCTCTTTTCCAGTTCATCTGATGTTGATGCTGAGTTTGATACAGTCATTGGGCACATAGAAGATATTATTATGGGTAAGTGGAGACAATATTATAGGAGTAAGTTTAaaccatctaaatccctctttctAAACTTTGATTTGAAGATACCAACATTTTCACATCTATTTACTCTAAATTACTATGAAGTTTTATGTCACTCTGAACATTTGGAATAATCTGTTTTATTGTAGTCTTGGTGTCGTGTCATTTTGGCCATATCATTTTTATTTACCACAAATGATTACACCCGTCCACCACCTTCAGCATTTACTGCGTCCTTCACAAGGGCATCAACATAATGCATTATGTACTATCTACATGTACACTGCAGCATCTCCTAAATCTGCAAAGCCCTCTTCAAGTGGCACATCAACCTAACTTACAAATATATTGCTTCCTTTCATCTTCACAGGGTCAAAATTCTCAAATTTTCTATCTTGCACCACTATGGACGTGATTTACAGTATTTGTCATCACCTACGAAAGGACAATTGTGAATCTAATGTACAGAGACTACAGTCAGAGACTGGATGGAGGGTCTTGCTCTCAAGGATAAGCCTAGTCAGTCACAGCAGGAAATGCAACCACAGATGAAACTTTCCCTTCTACAAGCAGGACAACGTCAAAGCCCTACCATCATCTTTCGCAGTTGGACGGATGCTAACCCCTGTCATCACTTACTAAAGCACTAGtaggaatggacaataaatgctggcctcgaAGGGACACCTGCCTTCCCGGTATAAATATAACAAAAAATGGCAATTGGAAGCAAATTTTCTGGTTATTTTGTGAGTTAGAAACTTGCTGTCCAAAGCTGTGCAATAGCTAAAAGACTCGCTGTTCAATATCAATGAACGGTGCAAGGCTGCTGCATTTAAATATTGTGGTGAAATGgaatttatttttactttttaatttttctgtctgcctatcttattttatttttctctctgcctATTCATGTTTTTCAATTTGATGTTGAATTTAGTATTCAACACTCCAGATCCAAACAGCATGGTGCGCATTAATTGTTAATCTGACCTATTAAGTTACCTGTCTAATATGCTTTTTACAGAATTAGCATCTTTTGAATTTTCAAGTAAATGGAAAATGTACTGATTTCTTGATGCTGTTCATTCACCACTACCTTTAAATGTGAACAAAGACATAAAAGGTTTTGAAGTAAAGACAGTGCATTTTACCCAATGTAATTGATAAATGACAAATGTTCAATGCTGCACGATGTGATCTGTAATTTCTTAATCTTCATCCTTCAGATGAAGAATTTCAGATGCTACAGCGGCATTTTATGGACAAATACTACTTAGAGTTTGAGAATACTGAAGAAAACAAACTTAGTTACACTTCAATTTTCCAAGAATATGTGAGTTACTGACTTTTTATTTCTTTGTATGTATCCTTAGCACCGCAGAGGTTTTACAATTTTTGTGCTGACACAGGTTACAAGTGTAATTTTGTGAAACATTCTAGTGACCATCAAACATTGTTATGAAATAAGTACTATAATGAAGTTGAGTTGGTAACAGGCAGTTTAAAACTGAAACTTGGTACTTGGATGGGTAAGGAGTGGAGGAATGCTGGCCTAAtgctgctggtaaatgggattagtgcaggtgGGCATCACTGTTtctgcatggacaaggtgggtcaCAGAGCCTGGTCTGTGTTGCACATCTGATTCTATGAAATATGAATAAAATAAGTCCCACAAAAAACATTGCTTCAAAGCCTAACTAACTGTTAGCAATAATACAGGGCTGCCTTTATGCACTTTTTTATATTTTTCAGGGTAAAATAGATATTTCTTATTCCAGATTTGTGGACGAGTGCTGATCAATGATTTATTTCACTACTTCAAAGGGTTCAAAGGgtatttaattgtcacgtgtaccaattaaggtactgaAACTAATTTGCAAGGGTGTCACAATAAAACAATATGGATGTTATTCAGTTTTATTTTGTGTTGTGGAGCCTGAACCTGCTGTGCcacgttatttaaaaaaatacttgcaTGTTGTCGTTTTCCACCCACATAACATAAGGTATTTAAAAGATTTTACTCCTGTAAACTGTAATTAATGCTGACTTTTTTTGCCTAGGTTAATTTATTAGAGAAGTACATTGAACAGCAGTTAATAGAGAGGATTCCAGCCTTCAATATGGCTACATTTACAACGTCATTACAGTAAGTTAAGTAATGAGCAAAAATGTCAATCAGGATCATAGTTCTATGAACTATGGTGAATTGTGATGCATTTTATAATTCACATTCAAAAGTCTAGAAAGAGTATGTGATGGGGTCCACACTATAATTATGGTCATCTTTGAGGAAGACAGCAATTGAATTACATAacttacagattttttttttttttgattcaatttattgtcattgcacttttcagtgcaacgaaatggtttagcctgcagccataacatagaataaataacaaacactcagcacagtttaaagtcccaaagtcattgtctcttccctccttgctctccctctgcgctgaggcaatccaagcctccgatgttgtgaccccaccgggtgatggtaggtaagtcccgcggccaaactccgcggcccggggcggtcgaagctgctgtcctccagtccagcggacgcagctgtagttgcaggagctccggaaaacagaactcgagctcccgatgatgtcgtccactggcccgcggccgagcctccgaggctccaaagtcgggtcggaagttgggttgcaccgcaaccacagccccgaagtcgaccAGCCTCgctttggtaagtcctggctctgcctccgcagcctcaaggtcggtcgcagttggaggccgccagctccgcgataggcctcagcgcagacggacatggAGACGGGGATaccgcaggaaaggtcgcatcccccccgaaggaagtcaaaaaacatgttacacaccacccccccccacacatacacagctaaataaaccgaaataaactgtaaaaacgggacaaaagaaaacaaaaaacagaaaagacaaatggactgcaggcgagccgcagctgcaaggcagcgccgccacttcctgcTATCTGCTACAGGAACGTTGTTACCAGGGACTCCTCAAGCGTGAGCAAAGGATTAATACAGAGTGGACTTCATCCATAAAGGGCACAAAGGCGTGCCAGCTCCCAGAGAAATGTAAACAGCAGTATCTACCGCAATACCAGCCTGTTTGGCCTCAAGTGCCTTTGATTTAGTGCCTAAATGGCAAATAGGGCATCTGTATCAAATTCTGCATTCACCAATCACATCTTTCTacccccacccctttctgccttctgcaagATTGCTCCCTCgataactccttggttcactcatccactcccacccaaaccacctcctccccaaccCTCGCAACCCGAGGCAATATAACACCTGTCCCCACATCTCCTCCCACACCTCCATCTAGGGCCCCGAGCAGTCCTTCCGGGTGAgaaagaggttcatgtgcacttcctctaacctcatctccaTTCGTTATTcacaatgtggcctcctgtacattggcaagaCCCAGTGTAGACTCAGcaactgtttcgctgaacacttgtgctcggtcaGCCAAGGCCTGCTGCATCTCcagattgctaaccattttaactcctctatccattcccatactgacccttctgtcctgggctgccTCTCTTCCCAGAATAAGGCCACCTACACTGGGGGAGCAGTGCCTCAtgctttgcttgggtagtttatggtatgaacattgaattctccaatcttaGTTACCGcaatccctcccccatctctccactGTCCCACTTGAATTGGCCTTTATTtctcccatcccccttcccttccacctACTTCAATCCTCTAGTttaacaattcacaactcttcaaacattttgtctcgcaccttctcatattttcatctctggctttagtgcaaccatctgcctttcaactcccctcccacctTCTCAACTGCATCCACCTGTTacttgtgcaagaaggaactgcagatgctggtttaaaccaaagatagacaccaaaagctcgagtaactcagcgggacaggcagcatgtctggagagaagaaatgggtgacgtttcgggtcgagatccttcttcagactggttagggataatagaaacgagtgatatagacggtgtgatgtggagagatgaagaacaatgaatgaaagatatgcaaaaaagtaacgatgataaaggaaacgggctgtAGGGTGAAGATGAGAAGCTAgtgtaacttgggtgggggagggatagagagagagggaatgccggggctacctgaataccactgggctgcaagctgcccaagctaaatatgagatgctgttcctccaatgtgcatttagcctcactctgacaacggaggagaccgaggacagaaaggtctgtgtaggaatgggaaggagaattaggttggatgaggtgcaagtgaacctctgcctaacctgaaaggactgttgaggTCCCTGAACAGtgtcgagggaggagatatagcgacaggtgttgcatcttctgcggttgcaggggaaggtacctagggagggaatggtttgggtgggaagggatgagttaaccagggagttgtggagagaatggtctctgcggaaggtgaaaAGGGGTGgacatgggaaaatgtggctagtgttgggatcccattggaggtggcggaaatttcggcgGATTCTGCGTTATATGCGACgggtgatggggtggaaggtaaggacgaggaggactctgtctctgttgcgactaaggggaacaagggcggagctgcagggtactgaggagacacgagtgagggcctcatctatgatgggagaggggaacccccgttccctaaagaatgaggacatctcggatgttctagtatggaacacctcatcttgggcgcagatgcagtgtagacggaggaattgggattaggggaaagagtctttgcaggaagcagtgtgggaagaagtgtaatcaagatagttgtgggagtcagtgggtttgtaatagacatcagtcaatagtctatttcctgtgatggagactgtgaaatCAAGAAAGGCGAGGGTGGTGTCTGAGATGgttcaagtaaatttgagtgcaggatgaaaattggtggtgaagttgatgttttttgcatatctctcattcattgttctttatcagcattatgctcggaccaatttaaaaagtatgtgtatttccatttgtggggtggttttgtggaatggtcttgatgaaacgattaaacaaagtatgaatataatgcaattttaaaaaatgtacaaaagatatatctttgaaaagtacagtaatgaggaaggagaatgtaaatctcacagatgttaatggtgcttgttctttttgttcttttctttttttgttctttttttcttaatagtttgattggagtagttttatttgaattgtctgtttagtttattttattgaattttgcatttgttaatggtgaagaatgggggtaggacttgacaagcataggcttcttcctatcccttttcgaacgagtctaatgtatattatgttgaaattggcttttgattttttaatttatgtatgtacatatatgttatgtatgtgtgtatatgtgtatatgtatgtatgtatatatgtacatgtacatgtatatgtatttatgtatatatatatgtatatatataattttccttttatttattcattttcatcttttcttcttctttttttttttttaatcgttcgaaataaaaagaaaaaagatatcatatcatatctctgcacatcgccgtctatatctcttgtttcccttatccccaaccaatctgaagaagggtctcatcctgaaacgtcacccattccttctctccagaaacattgagttactccagctttttgtgtctatccacctgttacttgccaggctttgccctgagCAGAAAGACTTGAATGATCAAAAATGTAAAATGTGctaaataattataaattaacAAGTAAAAAAGCTTAATACAAATAAAAATTCTTAAGTGTGACTAACTTAAATGCCTTACACCTCTTAAAAACAGTGAAGATGTTTTCCCATACCAAGTCCATAGGTGGATCCCCCAGCAGTCTAGAGAAGGACCAAGAGCTGAATCACAGTTGTAAAGAATGTGTGGAAATTGGGGCATTCTATCTTAAACACTGCCAGCATTTCCCAGGAAAACCAGGGCTAACCTTGCCTTTATTATGGGTGTGACTTGGTGCTGTTTAAAATATCATCACAAGATGGTGCTATAAACTGCAGAGAGGAATTGTGAAACCATTTCATTTTTGCTTTTTGAAAGATCACAGCTATAAATTGTGAAAATCCTTGTTTTTGTTGAAATACCAGGATTTAAAATGTGCAGTTGACCAAAAACCTTCAGTTTGGAATCTCTCTCTTAATTCACACTTTGGTAATAAACTGGATGAAAAAGTGAAAGCTGAGCAGTTAAATcttatttctttttagttttaGACTTGTAGCATGTAAACGGGACCTTCAGTCCCCATGTTcatgctgaccactgatcaccaattagttctatattatcccacttgctcatcgACTCTACATACTGGAGACaatgtttacagaggccaatcaacgttcaaaccctcacgtctttgggatgtgggaggaaaccggagcacccggaggaaacccacatggtcacagggaggacatgcaaactccacacagacagcacccaagctcagagtggaacccgggtctctagcgctgtgagacaGTACCTCggccagctgcaccaccgtgctgcttaAATAGATGGATTCCCCAGCAGTCAAGAAAATAACTAGTTGTTTGATTGCCACAAATCTACATTGGCATCTTGAAGTCTCTGAGGCAGCAATGTACAAAGAAATTAGCAGCTAATTTGTCCCGTCCTTTTTTAAAGGGGAAGAGTAGGCTTATGAATCGCCCCATCAAGATCAATGACGTTCCCCTTCTACCAGCCTCTTGAACAGACTTTTCAGATGAAAATTCCCGAATCGACCTCGTTGGTTCCTGGAAGTTTTTTTCTCTTCGCTTTCTCTTCAGCTGCCTCCTTACATCTGCTGATGAGAGATGCTGTGACTGTAAATACCCCGGGCAGAAtatctttttctctttctcttcatACATTCACAATGGCACAATGAAGGAGCAATATGAATGAGATTTCCAATGCTTACTATTTCCTACATGAAAATCATTCAGCTGTCATTTTACCAACCAATTCCGTTTTTAAATGGCTGCCCGAAGCTCCCATCCAAAATAATCCAGCAAGATTTTAAATATGTAAATCAGGATTCTTCACTGTTGTGGGATCTCTATTCCAATTTTCACATAGGATCAAGTAGTTGTATaaagttttcaagaaggaactgcagatgctgcaaaagagctggagaaactcagcgggtgcagcagcatctatggagcgaaggaaataggcaacgtttcgggccaaaacgttgcctatttccttcgctccatagatgctgctgcacccgctgagtttctccagttgtaTAAAGTTGGCATGTTCATCCCATTTTTTTCCGTTGTTCCTCTGCTCCGCTGCCTTTCATCTGGTTCTCAAAGTGAGCAGGAAATCTTTCATAATTTCGACTTGCAAATTTCATACAAAAGCTATTTGAATTTTTGCCACAACAAATTGCCAATTGTTGATAGATCATCCACAATTCACACGTATATTTTCTGCCCACCTGAAAGAGGTTCTAGCCTCGAGACAATCCTATTCTTGATTTTACCATCAATACTGCACGTAATTTGTACCTATCTTGAAATCCTCCCTCAATATTTCCACTTCTTTTGGAAAATATTTCAGAAGGTCAGATTGAAATATTTGAGTTGATAGATGAATATAATTTACCCTTGAAGATCTCCAAATATATCAACGATGCCATTATGGTTTATTGCAGGCAACATAAAGACGAGATATCTGGAGATATATTTGACATGTTGCTGACCTTCACAGATTTCCTGGCTTTCAAAGAAATGTTCCTTGACTACAGAATGGTATGTGGTGTTGTTTTATATGGAATTAAAAACATCAGTATAATGTTCAAACCATGATTTTTCCTAAATTAATTGATCCCAGACTAAACGGAATGCAATAATACAGCCATTGGATTTTATGTTTGCTGCTTAGAAGGGACAGACATGGCCTCATAATCAGCTTCA
This sequence is a window from Amblyraja radiata isolate CabotCenter1 chromosome 17, sAmbRad1.1.pri, whole genome shotgun sequence. Protein-coding genes within it:
- the LOC116982774 gene encoding ADP-ribosylation factor-like protein 2-binding protein isoform X3; the encoded protein is MEDSEVENLATSISSDVDAEFDTVIGHIEDIIMDEEFQMLQRHFMDKYYLEFENTEENKLSYTSIFQEYVNLLEKYIEQQLIERIPAFNMATFTTSLQQHKDEISGDIFDMLLTFTDFLAFKEMFLDYRMEKEGHGLDFSGDLIVTALSKSSSLSPASNNLRHF
- the LOC116982774 gene encoding ADP-ribosylation factor-like protein 2-binding protein isoform X1, producing MAWMSPVHFGTGDRVVEMEDSEVENLATSISSDVDAEFDTVIGHIEDIIMGKWRQYYRNEEFQMLQRHFMDKYYLEFENTEENKLSYTSIFQEYVNLLEKYIEQQLIERIPAFNMATFTTSLQQHKDEISGDIFDMLLTFTDFLAFKEMFLDYRMEKEGHGLDFSGDLIVTALSKSSSLSPASNNLRHF
- the LOC116982774 gene encoding ADP-ribosylation factor-like protein 2-binding protein isoform X2, producing the protein MAWMSPVHFGTGDRVVEMEDSEVENLATSISSDVDAEFDTVIGHIEDIIMDEEFQMLQRHFMDKYYLEFENTEENKLSYTSIFQEYVNLLEKYIEQQLIERIPAFNMATFTTSLQQHKDEISGDIFDMLLTFTDFLAFKEMFLDYRMEKEGHGLDFSGDLIVTALSKSSSLSPASNNLRHF